Proteins found in one Neomonachus schauinslandi chromosome 1, ASM220157v2, whole genome shotgun sequence genomic segment:
- the LOC110577615 gene encoding transmembrane reductase CYB561D2, protein MALSVETESHIYRALRTASGAAAHLVALGFTIFVAVLARPGSSLFSWHPMLMSLAFSFLMTEALLVFSPESSLLRSLSRKGRARCHWVLQLLALLCALLGLGLVILHKEQLGKAHLATWHGRAGLIAVLWAGLQCSGGVGLLYPKLLPRWPLAKLKLYHATSGLVGYLLGSASLLLGMCSLWFTATVTGGVWYLAVLCPVITSLVIMNQVSNAYLYRKRIQP, encoded by the exons ATGGCCCTTTCTGTGGAGACCGAGTCGCACATCTACAGAGCTCTGCGCACTGCCTCCGGGGCTGCTGCCCACCTTGTGGCCCTGGGTTTTACCATCTTTGTGGCTGTGCTTGCCAGGCCTGGCTCCA GTCTGTTCTCCTGGCACCCCATGCTTATGTCTCTGGCT TTCTCCTTCCTGATGACCGAGGCACTGCTGGTGTTCTCTCCGGAGAGTTCGCTGCTGCGCTCCCTCTCACGGAAGGGCCGAGCACGCTGCCACTGGGTGCTGCAGCTGCTGGCCCTGCTGTGTGCACTGCTGGGCCTAGGTCTTGTCATCCTCCACAAGGAACAGCTTGGCAAAGCCCACCTGGCCACGTGGCATGGGCGGGCAGGGCTGATAGCTGTGCTGTGGGCAGGCTTACAATGCTcgggtggggtggggctgctcTACCCTAAACTGCTGCCCCGATGGCCCCTGGCTAAGCTTAAGCTGTACCATGCCACTTCTGGGCTAGTGGGCTACCTTCTGGGTAGTGCTAGCCTCTTGTTGGGCATGTGTTCACTCTGGTTCACCGCCACAGTCACTGGTGGGGTCTGGTATCTGGCTGTGCTGTGCCCTGTCATTACCAGCTTGGTCATCATGAATCAGGTGAGCAACGCCTACCTGTACCGCAAAAGGATCCAGCCATGA
- the TMEM115 gene encoding transmembrane protein 115, whose amino-acid sequence MQRALPGARQHLGAILASASVVVKTLCAAVLFLYLLSFAVDTGCLAVTPGYLFPPNFWIWTLATHGLMEQHVWDVAISLATVVVAGRLLEPLWGALELLIFFSVVNVSVGLLGAFAYLLTYMASFNLVYLFTIRIHGALGFLGGVLVALKQTMGDCVVLRVPQVRVSVVPMLLLGLLLLLRLATLLQSPALASYGFGLLSGWVYLRFYQRHSRGRGDMADHFAFATFFPEILQPVVGLLANLVHGLLVKVKICQKTVKRYDVGAPSSITISLPGTDPQDAERRRQLALKALNERLKRVEDQSVWPSMDDDEEEAGAKVDSPLPSDKAPTLPGKGVAPESSLITFEAAPPKL is encoded by the exons ATGCAGCGCGCCCTACCGGGCGCCCGCCAGCACTTGGGGGCCATCCTGGCCAGCGCCAGCGTGGTGGTGAAGACCCTGTGCGCGGCAGTACTCTTCCTCTACCTGCTGTCCTTCGCCGTGGACACGGGCTGCCTGGCGGTCACCCCAGGCTACCTCTTTCCGCCCAATTTCTGGATCTGGACCCTGGCCACCCATGGGCTGATGGAACAGCACGTGTGGGATGTGGCCATCAGCCTGGCCACAGTGGTGGTGGCTGGACGTTTGCTGGAGCCCCTCTGGGGAGCCTTGGAGCTGCTTATCTTCTTCTCAGTGGTGAACGTGTCtgtggggctgctgggggcctTTGCCTACCTCCTCACCTACATGGCTTCCTTCAACTTGGTCTACCTTTTCACTATCCGCATCCACGGAGCCCTGGGCTTCCTAGGTGGCGTCCTGGTGGCACTCAAGCAAACCATGGGGGACTGCGTGGTCCTGCGTGTGCCGCAGGTGCGCGTCAGCGTGGTGCCCATgctgctgctggggctgctgctgctgttgcggCTGGCCACGCTGCTCCAGAGCCCAGCACTGGCCTCCTATGGCTTTGGGCTGCTCTCCGGTTGGGTGTATCTCCGCTTCTACCAGCGCCATAGCCGAGGCCGAGGGGACATGGCTGACCACTTTGCTTTTGCCACCTTCTTCCCTGAGATCCTGCAGCCTGTGGTGGGGCTGCTGGCGAACTTGGTGCACGGCCTCCTGGTGAAGGTAAAGATATGCCAGAAGACAGTGAAGCGCTATGATGTAGGTGCCCCATCTTCCATCACCATCAGCCTCCCAGGCACAGACCCTCAGGATGCGGAGCGGAGAAG GCAACTGGCCCTAAAGGCCCTCAACGAGCGGCTGAAGAGAGTGGAGGACCAGTCCGTCTGGCCAAGCATGGACGACGATgaagaggaggcaggggccaAGGTGGATAGCCCGCTACCCTCAGACAAGGCCCCCACGCTCCCAGGAAAGGGGGTTGCCCCAGAATCCAGCCTGATCACCTTCGAGGCAGCTCCCCCGAAGCTGTAA
- the NPRL2 gene encoding GATOR complex protein NPRL2, protein MGSGCRIECVFFSEFHPTLGPKITYQVPEDFISRELFDTVQVYIITKPELQNKLITVTAMEKKLIGCPVCIEHKKYSRNALLFNLGFVCDAQAKTCALEPIVKKLAGYLTTLELESSFVSTEESKQKLVPIMTILLEELNASGRCTLPIDESNTIHLKVIEQRPDPPVAQEYDVPVFTKDKEDFFNSQWDLTTQQILPYIDGFRHVQKISAEADVELNLVRIAIQNLLYYGVVTLVSILQYSNVYCPTPKVQDLVDDKSLQEACLSYVTKQGHKRASLRDVFQLYCSLSPGTTVRDLIGRHPQQLQRVDERKLIQFGLMKNLIRRLQKYPVRVSREERSHPARLYTGCHSYDEICCKTGMSYHELDERLENDPNIIICWK, encoded by the exons ATGGGCAGCGGCTGCCGCATCGAATGCGTATTCTTTAGCGAGTTCCACCCCACGCTGGGACCCAAGATCACCTATCAG GTCCCTGAAGATTTCATCTCCCGGGAGCTGTTTGACACAGTCCAGGTGTACATCATCACCAAGCCAGAGCTGCAGAACAAGCTCATCACTGT cACAGCCATGGAGAAGAAACTGATCGGCTGCCCTGTGTGCATTGAACACAAGAAGTACAGCCGCAATGCCCTGCTTTTCAACCTAGGCTTCGTGTGTGATGCCCAGGCCAAGACCTGTGCCCTTGAGCCCATCGTCAAAAAGCTGGCTGGCTACCTGACCACACTGGAG CTAGAGAGCAGCTTCGTGTCGACGGAGGAGAGCAAGCAGAAGTTGGTGCCCATCATGACCATCTTGCTGGAGGAGCTAAATGCCTCAGGCCGGTGCACTCTGCCCATCG ATGAGTCCAACACCATCCACTTGAAGGTGATTGAGCAGCGGCCTGACCCTCCTGTGGCACAGGAGTATGATGTGCCTGTCTTTACCAAGGACAAGGAAGATTTCTTCAACTCACAGTGGGACCTCACCACACAACAg atCCTGCCCTATATTGATGGCTTCCGCCATGTGCAGAAGATCTCAGCCGAGGCAGATGTGGAGCTAAACCTGGTGCGCATCGCCATCCAGAACTTGCT GTATTATGGCGTTGTGACACTGGTGTCCATCCTCCAG TATTCCAACGTGTACTGCCCGACACCCAAGGTCCAGGACCTGGTAGATGACAAGTCCCTGCAAGAGGCGTGTTTATCCTATGTGACCAAACAAG GGCACAAGAGGGCCAGTCTCCGGGATGTGTTCCAGCTGTACTGCAGCCTGAGCCCCGGCACGACTGTGAGAGACCTCATCGGCCGCCACCCCCAGCAGCTGCAGCGCGTTGATGAACG GAAGCTGATCCAGTTTGGGCTTATGAAGAACCTCATCCGCCGACTACAGAAGTACCCTGTGCGGGTGTCTCGGGAGGAGCGGAGCCACCCTGCCCGGCTTTACACAGGCTGCCACAGCTATGATGAGATCTGTTGCAAGACAG GCATGAGCTACCACGAGCTTGATGAACGGCTGGAAAATGACCCCAACATCATCATCTGCTGGAAGTGA
- the ZMYND10 gene encoding zinc finger MYND domain-containing protein 10 yields the protein MGDLELLLPGEADELVRGLRSFPLREMGSGGWNQQHENLEKLNMQAILDATASQGEPIQELLVTHGKIPTLVEELIAVEMWKQKVFPVLCRLEDFKPQNTFPIYMVVHHEASIVNLLETVFFHKEVCESAEDTVLDLVDYCHRKLTLLVARSGCGGSPEEEESQYSTPIQELQKQAELMEFEIALKALSVLRYITDCVDSLSLSTLNRMLSTHNLPCLLVELLEHSPWSRQEGGKAQQFEGGRWQTVAPSERQKLSKLDGQVWIALYNLLLSPEARARYCLTSFAKGQLLKLRAFLTDTLLDQLPSLADLQGFLAHLALTETQPPKKDLVLEQIPEIWERLERDNRGKWQAIAKHQLRHIFSPSEQDLRLQARRWAETYRLDVLEAVTPERPRCAFCRAEASKRCSRCRNEWYCCRECQVKHWEKHGKACVLAAQGDRAK from the exons ATGGGCGACCTGGAGCTGCTGCTGCCGGGGGAGGCTGACGAGCTGGTGCGGGGGCTGCGCAGCTTCCCGCTGCGCGAGATGGGCTCCGGAGG GTGGAACCAGCAGCATGAGAACCTGGAGAAGCTGAACATGCAGGCTATCCTTGATGCTACAGCCAGCCAGGGGGAGCCCATCCAGGAGCTGCTGGTCACCCATGGGAAG ATCCCAACGCTGGTGGAGGAGCTGATCGCAGTGGAGATGTGGAAGCAGAAGGTGTTCCCTGTGCTGTGCAGGCTGGAGGACTTCAAGCCCCAGAACACTTTTCCCATATATATGGTG GTACACCATGAGGCCTCCATCGTCAACCTTCTGGAAACAGTGTTCTTCCACAAG gAGGTGTGTGAGTCAGCAGAGGACACTGTCTTGGACCTGGTAGACTACTGCCACCGAAAACTGACTCTATTGGTGGCCCGGAGTGGCTGTGGTGGCTCTCCTGAGGAGGAGGAGTCCCAGTACAGCACCCCCATACAG gagctGCAGAAGCAGGCAGAGCTGATGGAGTTTGAGATCGCATTGAAGGCCCTCTCGGTGCTGCGCTATATCACAGACTGTGTGGACAG CCTTTCCTTGAGCACCTTGAACCGCATGCTCAGTACCCACAACTTGCCCTGCCTCCTGGTGGAACTGCTGGAACACAGTCCCTGGAGCCGGCAGGAAGGAG GCAAGGCGCAGCAATTTGAGGGTGGCCGTTGGCAGACAGTGGCCCCCTCAGAGCGGCAAAAGCTGAGCAAGCTGGATGGGCAGGTGTGGATCGCTCTGTACAACCTGCTACTAAGCCCCGAAGCCCGGGCCCGCTACTGCCTCACCAGCTTTGCCAAGGGACAGCTACTCAAG CTTCGGGCCTTCCTCACAGACACACTGCTCGACCAGCTGCCCAGCCTGGCAGACCTGCAGGGTTTCCTGGCCCACCTGGCCCTGACCGAAACGCAGCCCCCTAAGAAAGACCTGGTGTTGGAGCAG ATCCCAGAAATCTGGGAGCGGCTAGAGAGAGACAACAGAGGCAAGTGGCAGGCGATTGCCAAGCACCAGCTGAGGCACATATTCAGCCCCTCAGAGCAGGACCTGCGGCTGCAGGCAAGAAG ATGGGCTGAGACCTACAGGCTGGACGTCCTAGAGGCAGTAACTCCAGAGCGGCCCCGCTGTGCCTTCTGCAGGGCAGAGGCCTCCAAACGCTGCTCACGGTGCCGGAATGAATGGTATTGCTGCAG GGAGTGCCAAGTCAAGCACTGGGAGAAGCACGGAAAGGCTTGTGTCCTGGCAGCCCAAGGTGACAGAGCCAAGTGA